The following nucleotide sequence is from uncultured Roseateles sp..
ATCGATGCGGCTGGACTGGATGTCCATCGGCACCTCGATCCAGCAGGGGCCCGGGCGGCCGTCCAGGCTCAGGTGGGCGGCTTTCTGGATTTCGTAGACGGCCTGCTCGGCCTGCGTCACGCGGTGCGCGTATTTGGAGACCTTCTCGATCATGTGCACCGAGTCATAGCCCTGCACGCCCCACATGCGCAGCGGGTTCTCGACAAAGGTGAACTTGGAGTTTTCGTTGCCGGCGATGACGATGCCGGGGATGGAATCGGCCCAGGCCGAGACCACGCCGGTGACGCCATTGGTCGAGCCCGCGCCGGTGGTCAGCAGCGCCCCCGACAGCTTGCCGTGGGTACGGTAATAGGTCTGCATCGCCATCGCCGCTGCCTGCTCGTGGTGGACGCAGACGATCTCGGTATAGCCGTGGCGGGTGATGGCCTCGAACAGATGCACATTGCCGGCACCGATGATGCCGAACACATGGCGGATTTCCAGGCGCTCAAGCGCCTCGGCGATCAACTCGCTGACTTTGACTTTGCTGTTAGCTTCCACTCAAGACCTCAAAGATTGCTGCCGCCGTGGCGGCCAATAGGCAAAGTATCGTGCATGCCGATGCCCCTGGTGCCAGGGCAGCTCAAGGCTGCAAGGCCTGATTGACGCCCTGCCCCAGCGACCACATCGACGCCACCGCCTGCTGCCCGTCGAACAGCGCGTTGACATGGGAGACCCGCAGCGAGTAGTAGTCGCCCTCGGCCGCCATCACGTCGAACAGCGAACGCCGGCCCAGCTGCTGCCATTGCGCCTGGGTGAACGAGCGCAGCTTGTCGCTGTTGCGCAGGATGTCGACGATCTGGCGCGCGCGGTCGAACGAGGACGTGGCGCTTTCGTAGGCATCGACAAGGCGGTAGCGGCGCGTCTCCACCGCGTCCTCGCGCTGCAGATAGGTGGCATCGGCGCGCTTGCGGGCCGCGCCGACGATGGGGTCTATGGTCGCGTTGTACAGCGGCAGGGTGATGTTCACGCCGGCCACGATGCTGCTGGACTTGCCGGTGCCGCCGATGCTGCTGCTGTTGACGACCCAGTTGACCTGGGCTTTCTGCCCCGCCGCGACCGAGCGGGCATAGCTGTCCATGGCGCTGGCCTGGGCGGTCATCTGGGCGATGTCGGGCGATTGATCGATGTTGTTCTGCATCGCCGGCAGATCGGGCAGCTTGATCAGCACCGAGGACATCGCGGCCGGCGGCGGCAGCAGGTCGCCGACGAAGCGGCGCAGCCGGTTCTCGGTCAGACGCAGCTGCGACAGCACCTGGTCGATCGACAACTCGGATTGCTGGAAGCTCTTCTGCGCCTGCACCAGCTCGCTGGCCCGGCCCTTGTCGACCTTGGTGATGGTCTCCAGTGCATCGACCAGGCAGGCCATCTTGCGCGAATACTGGCCGAACACCTGGGCTTGCAGCACATAGCGGCTGCGGTCCAGGGCCAGGGCGACGGTCTGGAAGGCGAGCTGCTCCTCGGCGCTGATCTGGCCCAGCCGGGCAGCCTCAAGCGTCTTCGTGCGCCAGGCGGTCAGATAGGTCTGGCGGCCGGCGTCGTACAGCGTCGCGCTCATGATCACGCCGCCGTGCACCTGGCTGCCGCTGCCCTGGCTGATATTGCCGATCTTGCTCGTCACCGCATTGACGGCACCGTTGAAGGCCACCTGGGGCAGGCGGCCGGCCCGGGTTTCGTCCAGATCGTCCTTGGCTGCCTCGGTCAGCATGCGCACGGCGCCCAGGGCCTGGCTGCGCTCGACCGCCAGGCGCACCAGATCCTGCAGCTGCAGGCGAGGATCGGCGCCGGACGATTGGGGAATGCGCGAGTCGGGCTCCTGCACCGGCGGGCCGGCGTCGGTCTCGACACAACGCGCCGCCGCCGGCAACGCGAGGCAGGCCAACAGCAGGGCGGCGAGGCTCGCAGGCAGACGGGGAAACAAGGCAGACATCGGTGTTGCTCCTCTGTGGCGCCCAAGGCGCGACAACACCGTCACTAGAACATGGCAGGGCCCGGAGCAAACGCAGGACTTCGGCCCGTTTTAGGCCTCAATTGCCGCGCTCGACGGCCGATAACGCGCGCCTCGCGGCCGGCGTTTCAGCGCTCCCGCAGGGCCTCTTGCGACTTCATCATCGGCCGCAGCAGGAAGCTCAGCACCGTGCGCTCGCCGGTCTTGACCTCCAGCGTGCCCGTCATGCCCGGAATCACCGGCAGCTCCTTGCCCTTGTTGCGCAGGGTGGAGATGTCGGCCGGCACGATGGCGCGGTAGTAACTGGTGTCGGCGCCGGGACGTTCGGCGTCGCGCAGCGCATCGGGGCTGATGTACTGGATCTTGCCCTTCAAGCCGCCGTAGACGTTGTAGTCATAGCCGGCCAGCTTGATCTCGGCATGCTGGCCGATCTGCACAAAGCCGATATCGCTGGGCTTGATGCGCGCCTCTATCATCACCCGCGGCCCCAGCGGCACGATCTCCATGATGGGCGCGCCGCTGGCAACCACGCCGCCGGTGGTGCTGACGCGGATGTTCTTGACCAGGCCGGCCACCGGCGACTTGATGACGGTGCGGCGCAGCACGTCCTCGCGCACCACCAGCTGTTCGTCGAGCTGGGCCAGCTCGGACTGAATCCGCACCAGCTCGCTGCTGGCTTCCTGGCGGAAACGGTTCTGGCGCTCGTTGCGCTGCTCCTGCAGCTCGTTGACCTGGCGGCTCAGCCGCATCACCTCGACGTCAGACATCAGGCCCTTGGCCGCCATCGCCTGCGACATGCCCAGCTCGCGCTGCAGCAGGGCAATGCTGCGGCTGGTCGAGCTGACGGCCTCTTCCAGCAGGCGTCGGCGCGCCTTGTAGGCCGAGGTCTCGCTGTCGACGATGCTGGTCGCCTCGGCCACATCGG
It contains:
- a CDS encoding TolC family protein, with translation MSALFPRLPASLAALLLACLALPAAARCVETDAGPPVQEPDSRIPQSSGADPRLQLQDLVRLAVERSQALGAVRMLTEAAKDDLDETRAGRLPQVAFNGAVNAVTSKIGNISQGSGSQVHGGVIMSATLYDAGRQTYLTAWRTKTLEAARLGQISAEEQLAFQTVALALDRSRYVLQAQVFGQYSRKMACLVDALETITKVDKGRASELVQAQKSFQQSELSIDQVLSQLRLTENRLRRFVGDLLPPPAAMSSVLIKLPDLPAMQNNIDQSPDIAQMTAQASAMDSYARSVAAGQKAQVNWVVNSSSIGGTGKSSSIVAGVNITLPLYNATIDPIVGAARKRADATYLQREDAVETRRYRLVDAYESATSSFDRARQIVDILRNSDKLRSFTQAQWQQLGRRSLFDVMAAEGDYYSLRVSHVNALFDGQQAVASMWSLGQGVNQALQP
- a CDS encoding HlyD family type I secretion periplasmic adaptor subunit: MFWRSKSPSDNPALLRGDAAFLTGLHAAQVDEALPRSAWALYLITAAVVSAIAWASLTHVEEITRCDARIIPDGREQSIASLEGGILRELLVREGQQVAVGQDLALLDPTRVEAQQNESQAKRLAMKASVARLAAEANGTPLKFPPDVAEATSIVDSETSAYKARRRLLEEAVSSTSRSIALLQRELGMSQAMAAKGLMSDVEVMRLSRQVNELQEQRNERQNRFRQEASSELVRIQSELAQLDEQLVVREDVLRRTVIKSPVAGLVKNIRVSTTGGVVASGAPIMEIVPLGPRVMIEARIKPSDIGFVQIGQHAEIKLAGYDYNVYGGLKGKIQYISPDALRDAERPGADTSYYRAIVPADISTLRNKGKELPVIPGMTGTLEVKTGERTVLSFLLRPMMKSQEALRER